Within the Gracilinema caldarium DSM 7334 genome, the region TGATGGGCCGTTTGAATACACCGGTCCGGGCCCTGTTTGATGAGGGCTATCGCCGTTTCGGGAACCTTTTACCGCCTATCTTGTGGGCGCTTACGGTCGTGGGAAGCAGGAGCGAAGCAGAGGCCCATCGTACAGGGAAAAAGCCCGGGTCCCTTGCAGTCCGGGGGCTCTTTGTAGGTTTTGGCCGGTCCTGCTTTGAAAAGGCTGCAGCCCTTGCCCGGCAGGTGAATGTGGATCTGCTGGATGAACCTATACAAAAGGCGGTTGTTTATCTGGAGCCTGAGGAGTTCCGGACCACCTGGTTGGGAAACAAGGCGGTGTATCGTACCCGGATGGCCATGGCCGATGGGGGTGAACTCTTGATTCTGGCACCGGGACTGGAGCGGTTTGGTGAAGATCGGGGGATCGATGCTCTTATTCGGAAGCATGGTTATCGGCCCGCGGCAGAAATCCGGCGGCGGGTAGAAGCTGATAGGGAACTGCAGGAAGCGCTCAGTGCAGCAGCTCATCTGATTCATGGTTCGAGCGAAGGACGCTTTACGGTTCGCTATTGTCCTGGTCCGGGGGTGAGCCGGGAAGAGATTGAATCCGTCGGCTATGAATGGGGTGACCTGTCAGAGGCTCTTGAGCGGTATGCTATTACAAAGCTAAGTCTGGGTTGGAATACCATGGCCGATGGAGAGCGGATATTCTTTGTCCCCAATCCTGCCCTGGGACTCTGGGCAGAAAAGAACCGGTTTATTAATTCTCCTATTGTGTAGGTTCCAACAGTACGTCAAGAAATTGGTTTCGCGAAATCAGGCTTACTGGGGTTTTATAGGTTTCGAGCCATTGGCTGATTGTTTTTCTCCTTTGGCTCTGCCATTTTATCTCGTAGGCGGTAAGGGTTCCTCCCGCTTCTACGACAAGGTCGATCTTTTTCTAATCATAGGTCCGCCAAGAGGGCTTCTAGATCATTGTGAACATCAAGTCGATTAAAGATGAAAATAATATCATAGGAATGAAAAAATAGCTGGTATGTTTCAATTTTTCTTGTTGTAAGGATAGTAGCTAGATCCATATCTTCACCGGTGGATGAGAAAATCCTCTTCTTTCGGTTTGTAAGCATTTGTTTGATCAGCATGGTTTTCCCTACCTGTCGTGCTCCATCTGGAAAATAGTAAAATAGTCAAATAACTGACCAAGTTTTGCTTAATTTGGTCAGTTGGCTAACAATAGTTTATTTCACCTACACGGGAAGTATAAGTGTAATCATGGTACCTTTGCCGGGGGTGCTGGTAATATCAAGACTTCCCCCAGATCGACTAACCCGTTCGATCGTTCCGCTCAGACCGAGTCCGTGGGATGTGGAAAATTGACTGTCCGGTGAGGCTATCCCTGCTTTAATTTCCTTAATCCGTTCAAGGCTGATACCCTGACCAGTGTCTTGTATTGTAAATACTATATATGGCTTTTTGTTTTTTTCTTTTTTTTCGGCAGTAATACTAATACTGCCCTCATTAGTATATTTAATGGCATTGTCCATAAGGTTTTCGATGATTCTGATAAACTCACTTTTAGGCATGTCTGGTTTTGGAATATTATGTGATATCTTGATGGTAACGGACAACCCCTTTGTTTCTGCTATTAAACGATAACTGCTTAAGGCATGATCAACTAGGTTTATTAAGGTTTCCTTTTTATCTGACGCTTCATTCTCGATATTTTCCGGTTCTAGTATAGATTGAATAAGATCCAGCATAAATTTATTTGAACGGGAGAGTATATCCACATAGTGTTGTTGTTCTTCAGTCAGCTCTGTAGCAGCAAGTAAAGCCTGTACACCCATTATTGAGGTAATGGGGGAACGAAGATCGTGGGTTAGTGTTGCTAGACGTACCTGTTCATCCTGTCGAATATCAGAAATGATTTTTTCCAGATTATGGTTCATAATTCGACGAGCTTCTGCGATCTGTTCTAAACGCTCAAAGTATTTTCGTAAGAATGTATTAATCCCTAAAGCGGATATATGTAAAATAATGACTCCAATGCGTGCATTAATCACTGCAGGTGTAATATAGGAGTTAAACAGGAGTTCCAGAATATCAATGATGATTGCGATAATAAGTAGCCCTAAGGCACAGCGAAACTGGTTAGAATATAGTCCTATAAGGACAATGGCCGCAAAAAAAACAAGTGCTGCAAGCGACATGAGGGATCCTGATATGGCTTTATAAAAAGAAGACAGTATGACAGCTGCTGCTACAGACAGGCTGCCTCCAAAAAAGAGAATCGGAATAGCGGCTTTATAAAGTTTCAATTTAAGTAGCAAGAGGCAAAGCATTACCGATAAACTTGATCCTAATCGGGTAATAGTAAATACATCAGGGCCTCTTAGAATATCAAAGCTGATGGTTGAAATAATAATTGGAAAAAGAACAATAAGAAAACGGACAAGGTATTCCTTTCGTAATCTATCGGGTGAAAGGATGTAATTGTCTTCTTCTCCTAGGATCCAGATTGTAAGCTGGTTAAAAAATCGTGGATATTTCATGAAGAAACAAGGTTGCCGCCTGGGCAACATTTAGACTTTCAATCTGGCCTGATCCAGGGATCCGGACCAAATATGAACAGGCCCGTTCTACCTCCAGCGAAAGACCTGTTTCTTCGTTACCAACTACGACTGCAAATCCGTGGGGGAATGGGTCTGCCAATGTCGGAAGGTCTTTGAGCCGGAGCCGCGCCCGATGATGAGCACCAAGTACCAGCATTTTTTTTTCAGCAGCCTTTACAAAGGCTTCTATATTATCTGCTTTGCGGATACGGACATATTCCATACCTCCCTCAGCTACCCGGTATGCGCTGGTGGTAAGCCTGGCTTCTCGATCCCGTTCTGATAGAATAATCCAGGTAGCTCCAAAAAAGGCTGCAGAACGAATGATAGCTCCCAGGTTATTATCATTGCCCACCGAATCCAGAATAAGACCGATTTGCCTTTTGCTACTCCATTCATCAAGCTCTTGAGATGAAATCGTTGGCGGTTCAGGTTCCATGATCATGGCGACTACCCCTTGGTGTCGGGGGCTTTTACAAAGCCGTTCTAACTCATCATCTTCACAAAATTTATAGAGTCTTTTTTGTTCTGCAAGGTATTTACAGGCTTTTGTAAAAATTGGTAACCGGTCTTTCCGCAAGAAAAGTCGGCGGATCTGTTCCGGATGTTGTTTGGCGAGGGCTGAGACGGCATTTACACCACAGACCGCAAGTTCATTGGTTTTTTTGTTTCTCATGCTTTCACAAAAAGTATACATCAAAAAAGATATATTGTCATTCATGGAATATTGTTATTTAAAAAAAACTAAATTTTTAAATGTTTCTAATAAGCGTCTCTAAACATGAAAGCTTTTTAAGGTCATCCCATGGTGGATGCTGTTTTTTTGATTTTGCTTGACCTTAAGTTCAGTTGATTATCATACTAGTTATATGAATACTGAGAAACTATATTATGAGCAGCCCTATTTGCAGGAGCTTGATGTACATATTATAGCTGCTGGAACCTATAACGGCCGGCCGGCCCTGGTGCTTGATAAAACAATTATGTATCCAGAAGGAGGCGGTCAGGGAGCTGACCATGGCTGGATTAATGATATCCCTGTTGTGGATGTACAATTCGGTGATGGGGCTTCGGTTGGCATGGAGGGTGAGTGTATATACCATATGATTGCTAATGAGGGGTCCGAGGCGGCCAATGTTGCCGATGCTGCTGCGGTGCTCCCCCTCGCCCCAGGGCCGGCCAGGCTTACCTTGGACCGGAAGCGGCGTCAGGACCTTTCTACTCAGCATACTGCCCAGCATCTTCTTTCTGCTACCATTCTGCGGCTCACCGGTGCACCCACGGTGTCTATGCATCTGGGAGACCGTGTTAATACTATTGATGTGGATTTAACTCAGCTGACACAGGAAGAATTAACCTTTATTGAAAATTCAGTTCAGGACCTTATTCGTGAAGATTACCGAATTATCACCCATCTTTGTCCTCCGGAGGATATAACTGCCTTTCCGTTGCGTAAAAAGCCACCGGAAGGAGAAAAACAGCTTCGTATTATAGAAATTGATGGGTATGATTATTCACCTTGTGCGGGGATCCATTTGTCTTCGACTGGAGCTATTGGTGCTCTGGCTGTTATAGGAGCAGAAAAATACAAAGGAATGATGAGAATATTTTTTATTGCAGGTAATCGGGTAATTCAACAATATCGGATGCTGCGAGAGACCGCAGGCGAGGCGAGCCGTGCCTTAAAAGTACCTCAGGATGAATTATCCAATGGAGTGGCGGCCTTGATAGAAAAATTGAATCTTCAGGAAAAAAAGTTGCTTATCCTTAAAGATAGACTCGCCAATTTTGAAGCCGCACATATTTTGGAAGAACAGAAGTATGGGAAGGTGCTTGTTAACATTTTTACTGATCGATCCTTAGATGATGCACTTTGGGTTGGTCGGATTCTACAAAAAGCGTCAACACAATTTGTTTTAGTGGCTTCTGTACCAGAATTAAAGGTGGGACTTTTAACGAGCAGAACCGATGTGGATCTAAGGCCTGTATGCAAGGAACTGCTGGCGGCCTATGGCGGCTCAGGTGGTGGTGGACCTACCTATTTCCAGGGCGCCTTTAATTCCCGGGATGATTTAAACAGATTTATACAAGGAGTAGAAAGCCATGAGTATTTCAACTAAAACAGGTGATGATGGAACAACGGGGCTCTGGTCCGGTGAACGGATAGGAAAAGATTCGCTTCGGGTTGAATGCTATGGTACGGTTGATGAACTTAATGCTTTCTTAGGTGATGCTCGCAGATATGTAAAAACCGATAGAGTGAAAGAAATGATCGATATAATTCAACGGGATCTGTTTCGAGTTGCCGGTTCTTTGGCCACAAGTAGTCCTGGTGCTTATATTCAACCAGTGACCGAAGAGGATGTAGATCGGTTAACTAACTGGGTCTATGAGTTGGAAGCGGCTGTTCCGCTTAAAGGGTTTGTTATTCCTGGATCCATCGATAGTTCGGCTAAACTTGATATTTGCAGAACCGTGTGTCGTCGTGCGGAGCGGCGTATTGTGGCTCTGGCTCGGCAGGATGTAGTAGATGGCCCGACTCGTCGTTTTGTGAACCGATTGTCGGACCTTCTCTTTATGTTGGCCCGCTATGAAGAACAGGCAGAGGGCGCTATCCGTTATAAATAAAAAAAAATCCATGATAGAGAGCTACAAACCTTGACGAACCATGTTGGTATATGATATGTTAACGACCGGTCGGTAACATTAAGATGACTAAGCAAGATATTATTACGGCTGCCTTTGTTGTTTGGGGACGGAGTTTCTACAGTAATATGAGTCTCACTGATGTTGCAGCCTACTTAGGGGTAACGAAGCCTGCATTGTATCGTCATTTTGCGAATAAAGAAGCTTTGCTCAGTGCTTTATATACCGATTTTTTTGATCGTTTTGCTTTTTATTTAGAGCCAAATTTACCTTTCTTACTTCAATCTGAAGAGACTGAAAAGGTTCTAGGTGTGGCACGAATAATGACTAATTACTTTATTAATCATAAATATGATTTCATTTTTTTCTTAAATTTAGTATTAGGTCAAGAAAAGCCAGGTCGTGCTTTCCGACAGGAATTAAAGCAAAGGGGGCTACTATTTTGGGACATTGAACCGGATTCAGCAAAAAAAGGTTCTTTTTCACTCATACGTATTGTTTCAGTAACAATGGTCTTCTCAATTGCCCTGTTTCATTTTAAATTGATGCATGTATCTGATGAAATTACTGTTGGTGGGTCTCATGGTTCTGTACAAGCAGTTCTTGATCTTATAGAACATGGGTTATGCGAAATCGATGCTTCTTCTCGATTACCCGATTTTGCAGGTCTGGATGAATCTTTTACTAGACTATTTGAGGCTCTCAATCAATATGATTTACAAAATCATACTGCTTCAGGTCAAATTCTTAAGGCTTTAGCAAATACTATAGCTGAATTAGGTCCCTGGAAGGCTTCTATGAATCTGGTTGCAAAGAAAGCAGGCCTTGCGAAAAGTAGCCTGTACAGTCACTTTTTAAGCAAAGAAGAAATGTTGCGCCAGTTGTTTTTAAATGAATTTGAAATATTGGCAAACCATATGGAAAAAGTTGTGGCCCTGTGTTCAGATCCGCTTTCTAAACTCTACCTTACCATGAGAATTGTAGTTGCCTATTTACGTAACCATCAAGATATACTTCGGGTTTTAGATTGGGTTCGTCTACAAAGAATTTCTCTTGGATTTCTTATGCCCGAACGGGGACAAACCCTTTTTTCTTTTGTTAAAGATTTACCCTTGCGATCAACCCTTGCAAATTGGGATGAGTTAATCGTAGCTCGCTGGGTTCTCTTTCTTGTGGTGAATCAACTCATGATTGAACTTCGTCATGGTGTGGATGAAGTAGAATCACTGAATAATCTTAAGTATCTTTTTAATTATATTATTACAGGAGTAAAGGGATGGAAAAAATAAAAATCGCTTTTCTGGTATTTTTTGCTGTAGGATGCGGTACCCTTATCGCTCAAGAACCATACACCTTATCTATTGATAAAGCGGTTGCCTTAGCGATTGAACATAATCTTAGTTTGAGCAATACAAAGCGGGATCTAGAGACAAAACTGCGAAAGGCTGACACAGCTTGGAATGTCTTTATCCCCACGGTGGATGTAAGTGGGACCATGGCCAGGACGAACGAAGCTAGTACGGTCTCCGCTCTGGTACCGGTGTCCCCGACTGGTCCAGGCGGTAGTTATGATTATGTCCTACCTTATTCTCAAACGTTACCCCAATGGAGCCTTTCGAGCCGATTATCAGCCTCTTTAACGTTTAATATTGCTTTATTTGAAGGCATAAAGAATGTTAGGATGGAATATGAGAATGGTAAAATTAGTTATCAAAAGGCCCGTTTGCAGCTTGAACGAGATATACGAAAAAGTTATCTTCAAATATTGTTGTTAAAAGAAAATATTGTATTGTTACAAGAAAATATATCGGCTGCAGAGCGAAGATTAGAGATTGCCAGGGCAAATTATCGCGCTGGTTTAGTTCCTGAATTAACTGTACTTCAAGCACAGGTAGGTTTGGAAAATTTAAGGCCCTCACTACAGGATCTACAAAATAATCTACAAATTGCAACCGAGTCGTTAGCTATGAATTTAGGGCTCCCCCATGGAACGAAACTTGAGCTTGAAACGATAGGTTTCCCTGACCCCATTTCACTAGATATGGAAAACTTTATTAGTACAGCGATCAATAGTAAACCGGATCTTGAAGAATTACGTCGATCGATTGCGTTGCTTAAGAGTACCAGACAGGCAAATTGGTATCAACTTTATACGCCTTCTGTATCCTTGGGTTGGACCTATGATCCTACTTTTCAAGGGGATCCGATGAAGGATAATTGGTTTAATGGCGATGCCTGGCAGCAACGGTCTGGAATGTTCAGTATTACCTTGGCTTGGCGGCTCAATAGTCTTTTACCAGTTTCTCGGGAAGCGCAAGGCTTAGTAGATTTGGATGATTCACTAGAAAAAATGAACACTAGTTTAGCTCTTGCCGTGCGAGGTACTGAGACAGAGGTTTACGCTGTTGTATTACAGTTGCAAAAATCTCAAAAAAGCATTGAAGCCTTGCAACTTAATGTAAAACTAGCGAGTCGTGCTTATACACTTGCTGAGGATGCCTACCGTGCGGGAACCAAGGATGTTATGGAAGTTACGAATGCAGAATTAGATTTAAGGAAGGCCCAATTAGAGGTGCTAAAAGAACAATATAACTATATGACCGGGCTTTTAGACCTGGAATATTCCATAGGGGTGCCCTTTGGGACTCTGACAAGGAGATAAGGATGAAACATAATCGTGTAATGATCGTATTGATGGGAGCTATACTTATAACTTCCTGTGGACAAGCCTCTAAAAATAAGGAACAGAAATCGAGTAAAACGGATCGTCAAAACCAAACAACGGTGTTTGCAGTTGCTACCACAAAGGCTGTTAAAGGACAGATTCGTGATTATATGGCTCTTTCTGGGGATATTGTAGCTAGTAGTACGGTAGATGCCTATTCAGATGTGGCAGGAAAGATAAGTAAATTATTTGTATCGGTAGGACAGCGGGTTCAAAAGGATGAACCTCTTGCTGAAGTGGATCCTTCTCGTCCGGGTATGACTTTTAACCCTGGTATTGTGAAAGCTCCAATTACTGGAACTGTGGTAGCCCTACCAGCTCAATTAGGAATGACCATCTCTCAGTCTGTTACGGTAGCACGATTAGCCGGATCAGGGACCCTCGAAGTGCGAACCTATGTAGCAGAACGATTTATTTCAAAGATGAAGGTGGGACTTCCGGTGGAACTTACTCTAGATGCATTCCCAGGGAAGGTTTTTTATGGCCAGGTGCGAGAATTGAGTCCTACAGTGGATCCTGCATCTCGAACTATGGAAGTACGGATTACTGTGAAAAATGAATCGAATATTTTAAAACCAGGATTATTTGCTAAAGTAAAAATAATAACTGAAGAAAAAACTGGTGTGGTTAAAATTCCAGCCACCGCAATCGTACGCCGATATGGGGAACAATATGTGTTTACTGTAGAAACAGACCCACAAGATCCGGCTCGTACAATTGCTAAAAAACGGGTTGTTACAGCGGGGATCCTTATAGATGACCAG harbors:
- a CDS encoding lactate racemase domain-containing protein, with the protein product MRLIDTKEDVLLLELGGVDADLSDEDIEVSFSEALQQALARVHSGPVALLPPDGTRFHSRAGYLTDIASRILTRWSSGDRLGMVMPALGTHMPMTEGELARMFPGTPLQKFRSHDWRRDVLTLGRLEADWVEQAAEGAVRFDWPVQVNKALLENDYSLIVSLGQVVPHEVIGMANHLKNLFVGTGGKEAIDKSHFTGAAYGMERMMGRLNTPVRALFDEGYRRFGNLLPPILWALTVVGSRSEAEAHRTGKKPGSLAVRGLFVGFGRSCFEKAAALARQVNVDLLDEPIQKAVVYLEPEEFRTTWLGNKAVYRTRMAMADGGELLILAPGLERFGEDRGIDALIRKHGYRPAAEIRRRVEADRELQEALSAAAHLIHGSSEGRFTVRYCPGPGVSREEIESVGYEWGDLSEALERYAITKLSLGWNTMADGERIFFVPNPALGLWAEKNRFINSPIV
- a CDS encoding sensor histidine kinase; this encodes MKYPRFFNQLTIWILGEEDNYILSPDRLRKEYLVRFLIVLFPIIISTISFDILRGPDVFTITRLGSSLSVMLCLLLLKLKLYKAAIPILFFGGSLSVAAAVILSSFYKAISGSLMSLAALVFFAAIVLIGLYSNQFRCALGLLIIAIIIDILELLFNSYITPAVINARIGVIILHISALGINTFLRKYFERLEQIAEARRIMNHNLEKIISDIRQDEQVRLATLTHDLRSPITSIMGVQALLAATELTEEQQHYVDILSRSNKFMLDLIQSILEPENIENEASDKKETLINLVDHALSSYRLIAETKGLSVTIKISHNIPKPDMPKSEFIRIIENLMDNAIKYTNEGSISITAEKKEKNKKPYIVFTIQDTGQGISLERIKEIKAGIASPDSQFSTSHGLGLSGTIERVSRSGGSLDITSTPGKGTMITLILPV
- a CDS encoding TrmH family RNA methyltransferase, yielding MRNKKTNELAVCGVNAVSALAKQHPEQIRRLFLRKDRLPIFTKACKYLAEQKRLYKFCEDDELERLCKSPRHQGVVAMIMEPEPPTISSQELDEWSSKRQIGLILDSVGNDNNLGAIIRSAAFFGATWIILSERDREARLTTSAYRVAEGGMEYVRIRKADNIEAFVKAAEKKMLVLGAHHRARLRLKDLPTLADPFPHGFAVVVGNEETGLSLEVERACSYLVRIPGSGQIESLNVAQAATLFLHEISTIF
- a CDS encoding alanyl-tRNA editing protein; translation: MNTEKLYYEQPYLQELDVHIIAAGTYNGRPALVLDKTIMYPEGGGQGADHGWINDIPVVDVQFGDGASVGMEGECIYHMIANEGSEAANVADAAAVLPLAPGPARLTLDRKRRQDLSTQHTAQHLLSATILRLTGAPTVSMHLGDRVNTIDVDLTQLTQEELTFIENSVQDLIREDYRIITHLCPPEDITAFPLRKKPPEGEKQLRIIEIDGYDYSPCAGIHLSSTGAIGALAVIGAEKYKGMMRIFFIAGNRVIQQYRMLRETAGEASRALKVPQDELSNGVAALIEKLNLQEKKLLILKDRLANFEAAHILEEQKYGKVLVNIFTDRSLDDALWVGRILQKASTQFVLVASVPELKVGLLTSRTDVDLRPVCKELLAAYGGSGGGGPTYFQGAFNSRDDLNRFIQGVESHEYFN
- a CDS encoding cob(I)yrinic acid a,c-diamide adenosyltransferase is translated as MSISTKTGDDGTTGLWSGERIGKDSLRVECYGTVDELNAFLGDARRYVKTDRVKEMIDIIQRDLFRVAGSLATSSPGAYIQPVTEEDVDRLTNWVYELEAAVPLKGFVIPGSIDSSAKLDICRTVCRRAERRIVALARQDVVDGPTRRFVNRLSDLLFMLARYEEQAEGAIRYK
- a CDS encoding TetR/AcrR family transcriptional regulator, yielding MTKQDIITAAFVVWGRSFYSNMSLTDVAAYLGVTKPALYRHFANKEALLSALYTDFFDRFAFYLEPNLPFLLQSEETEKVLGVARIMTNYFINHKYDFIFFLNLVLGQEKPGRAFRQELKQRGLLFWDIEPDSAKKGSFSLIRIVSVTMVFSIALFHFKLMHVSDEITVGGSHGSVQAVLDLIEHGLCEIDASSRLPDFAGLDESFTRLFEALNQYDLQNHTASGQILKALANTIAELGPWKASMNLVAKKAGLAKSSLYSHFLSKEEMLRQLFLNEFEILANHMEKVVALCSDPLSKLYLTMRIVVAYLRNHQDILRVLDWVRLQRISLGFLMPERGQTLFSFVKDLPLRSTLANWDELIVARWVLFLVVNQLMIELRHGVDEVESLNNLKYLFNYIITGVKGWKK
- a CDS encoding TolC family protein; this encodes MEKIKIAFLVFFAVGCGTLIAQEPYTLSIDKAVALAIEHNLSLSNTKRDLETKLRKADTAWNVFIPTVDVSGTMARTNEASTVSALVPVSPTGPGGSYDYVLPYSQTLPQWSLSSRLSASLTFNIALFEGIKNVRMEYENGKISYQKARLQLERDIRKSYLQILLLKENIVLLQENISAAERRLEIARANYRAGLVPELTVLQAQVGLENLRPSLQDLQNNLQIATESLAMNLGLPHGTKLELETIGFPDPISLDMENFISTAINSKPDLEELRRSIALLKSTRQANWYQLYTPSVSLGWTYDPTFQGDPMKDNWFNGDAWQQRSGMFSITLAWRLNSLLPVSREAQGLVDLDDSLEKMNTSLALAVRGTETEVYAVVLQLQKSQKSIEALQLNVKLASRAYTLAEDAYRAGTKDVMEVTNAELDLRKAQLEVLKEQYNYMTGLLDLEYSIGVPFGTLTRR
- a CDS encoding efflux RND transporter periplasmic adaptor subunit; amino-acid sequence: MKHNRVMIVLMGAILITSCGQASKNKEQKSSKTDRQNQTTVFAVATTKAVKGQIRDYMALSGDIVASSTVDAYSDVAGKISKLFVSVGQRVQKDEPLAEVDPSRPGMTFNPGIVKAPITGTVVALPAQLGMTISQSVTVARLAGSGTLEVRTYVAERFISKMKVGLPVELTLDAFPGKVFYGQVRELSPTVDPASRTMEVRITVKNESNILKPGLFAKVKIITEEKTGVVKIPATAIVRRYGEQYVFTVETDPQDPARTIAKKRVVTAGILIDDQVEIRNGIEAGAEVVLRGQSLLEDGVQVRVVDTTAPLKTTY